A single Leclercia sp. AS011 DNA region contains:
- a CDS encoding TetR family transcriptional regulator — MSTPDSEHAENSDGSRLKDKIFLSALSLFAEYGLNGARMEQIAEKAGTTKRMVVYHFKTKENLYLLVLEYVYTQIRASEKQLSLDALPPVEALVQLVETTFDYHADHPDYIRIICMENMQRGRFMQQSALLRQVNRSALELLETILERGKAKQLFNQTVNARDLHRLISSFSFHYVANSYTFTLLFEDGADEQAQRQHYRKMAVQVALRYTCP; from the coding sequence GTGTCTACCCCTGACAGCGAACACGCAGAAAACAGCGACGGATCCCGCCTGAAAGACAAAATTTTTCTCAGCGCCCTCTCGCTGTTTGCCGAGTACGGACTGAACGGCGCGCGCATGGAGCAGATTGCCGAGAAAGCAGGCACCACCAAACGCATGGTGGTGTATCACTTCAAGACCAAAGAAAACCTCTACCTGCTGGTGCTGGAGTATGTCTACACCCAGATCCGCGCCAGCGAAAAGCAGCTCAGCCTGGATGCGCTGCCGCCGGTCGAGGCCCTGGTACAGCTGGTGGAAACCACCTTTGATTATCATGCCGATCACCCGGACTACATCCGCATTATCTGCATGGAGAACATGCAGCGCGGACGGTTTATGCAGCAGTCGGCGCTGCTGCGCCAGGTAAACCGCAGCGCGCTGGAGTTGCTGGAAACCATCCTTGAGCGCGGCAAAGCGAAGCAGCTGTTTAACCAGACGGTCAACGCCCGCGATCTGCACCGCCTGATCAGCAGCTTCAGCTTCCACTATGTGGCCAACAGCTATACCTTCACCCTGCTGTTTGAAGACGGGGCCGATGAGCAGGCCCAGCGCCAGCACTACCGAAAGATGGCGGTTCAGGTTGCCTTGCGTTATACCTGTCCATAG
- a CDS encoding organic hydroperoxide resistance protein, giving the protein MSLEKVVYTAKAKATGGRDGRATSSDGVLDVKLGVPKEMGGAGGEVTNPEQLFAAGYSACFLGAMKFVANRDKITMPKDAFIEGEVGIGPLPTGFGIEAKLNIHLPGMDAAEAKKLVDAAHIVCPYSNATRNNIDVTLNIIS; this is encoded by the coding sequence ATGTCTTTAGAGAAAGTTGTCTATACCGCCAAAGCCAAAGCCACCGGGGGCCGTGATGGCCGCGCCACATCGTCCGACGGCGTACTGGATGTCAAACTGGGTGTCCCCAAAGAGATGGGCGGCGCGGGCGGTGAAGTGACCAACCCGGAACAGCTGTTTGCCGCCGGCTATTCGGCCTGCTTCCTCGGCGCGATGAAGTTCGTGGCTAACCGCGACAAAATCACGATGCCGAAGGACGCCTTTATTGAAGGGGAAGTGGGTATCGGCCCGCTGCCGACCGGGTTTGGCATCGAAGCGAAGCTGAATATTCACCTGCCGGGGATGGACGCCGCCGAGGCGAAAAAGCTGGTCGATGCGGCGCATATTGTCTGCCCGTACTCCAACGCCACCCGCAACAATATTGATGTGACGCTGAACATTATCTCCTGA
- the dnaT gene encoding primosomal protein DnaT translates to MSSRILTTSVTGIDAFMHDPRGVLAHAEGGTVAVFADNAPAFYAITPQRLAQLLELEARLSRPTSDVTLDTQFFDEPTSAPVAVPMGKFAMYNGWQPDPDFQRQAALWGIALTQPVAPEELAAFTAYWQAEGKVFHHIQWQQKLARSVQINRASSGAQPKRDVNAFSEPDKQIPHGFRGAK, encoded by the coding sequence ATGTCCTCCAGAATCCTGACCACCAGCGTCACTGGCATTGATGCCTTTATGCACGATCCCCGCGGCGTGCTGGCCCATGCTGAAGGCGGTACTGTCGCCGTTTTTGCCGATAACGCACCGGCGTTTTATGCGATCACGCCCCAGCGTCTGGCCCAGCTGCTGGAGCTGGAAGCGCGCCTGTCGCGCCCGACCAGCGATGTCACTCTGGATACGCAATTCTTCGACGAACCCACCAGCGCGCCGGTTGCCGTGCCGATGGGCAAATTCGCCATGTATAACGGCTGGCAGCCCGATCCCGATTTTCAGCGCCAGGCCGCGCTGTGGGGCATCGCCCTCACCCAGCCCGTCGCCCCGGAAGAGCTGGCCGCCTTCACCGCTTACTGGCAGGCGGAAGGGAAAGTCTTCCACCATATCCAGTGGCAGCAGAAGCTGGCCCGCAGCGTGCAGATTAACCGCGCCAGCAGCGGCGCGCAGCCAAAACGCGACGTGAATGCCTTTTCAGAACCGGATAAACAGATCCCCCACGGATTCCGAGGTGCCAAATGA
- the dnaC gene encoding DNA replication protein DnaC, with translation MKEFGELMKRLQKMMPANVKPAFTTGEELLAWQKEQGEIRAAALARENRAMKMQRTFNRSGIRPLHQNCSFDNYKVESQGQLKALQQARQYVEEFDGNIASFIFSGKPGTGKNHLAAAICNELLLRGKSVLIITVADIMSAMKDTFSNRETSEEQLLNDLSNVDLLVIDEIGVQTESRYEKVIINQIVDRRSSSKRPTGMLTNHNVDEMTRLLGERVMDRMKLGNSLYVIFDWESYRSRVTGKEY, from the coding sequence ATGAAAGAGTTCGGCGAACTGATGAAACGTCTGCAAAAGATGATGCCTGCCAACGTCAAACCGGCCTTCACCACCGGCGAAGAGCTACTGGCGTGGCAGAAGGAGCAGGGCGAGATCCGCGCCGCGGCGCTGGCCCGGGAGAATCGCGCCATGAAGATGCAGCGCACCTTTAACCGCTCCGGCATTCGTCCCCTGCATCAGAACTGCTCCTTCGATAACTATAAGGTCGAGAGCCAGGGGCAGCTCAAAGCGCTGCAACAGGCGCGCCAGTATGTGGAAGAGTTCGACGGCAACATCGCCAGCTTTATCTTCAGCGGCAAGCCGGGCACCGGCAAAAACCACCTCGCGGCAGCCATCTGCAACGAGCTGCTGCTGCGCGGCAAATCGGTGCTGATTATCACCGTGGCCGACATCATGTCGGCGATGAAAGATACCTTCAGCAACCGGGAAACCAGCGAAGAGCAGCTGCTGAACGATCTGAGCAACGTGGATCTGCTGGTGATCGATGAGATCGGCGTCCAGACCGAATCGCGCTATGAAAAAGTGATCATCAATCAGATCGTCGACCGCCGCTCCTCCTCCAAGCGCCCGACCGGAATGCTCACCAACCACAACGTGGATGAGATGACCCGCCTGCTGGGCGAGCGCGTAATGGATCGCATGAAGCTCGGCAACAGCCTGTATGTGATTTTTGACTGGGAAAGCTATCGCAGCCGCGTTACCGGTAAAGAGTATTAG
- a CDS encoding DUF2501 domain-containing protein has translation MKTHILLSAAVSALLVTGAAQAASSWQDSLNSAASQLSAGSSNSTTPSQNGGLSLSSLTGLLNSGSQSLSASNMNNAAGILEYCAKEKLASMTDATNIKNQVLGKLGLDTPQEQQQDTNYLEGIQGLLNANNGQQLNLETIGNTPLAKKVKAQACDFVLKQGLSFIS, from the coding sequence ATGAAAACACATATTCTTCTCAGCGCCGCAGTTAGCGCCCTGCTGGTCACTGGTGCGGCGCAGGCGGCATCCTCCTGGCAGGATTCCCTCAACAGCGCCGCCAGCCAGCTTAGCGCGGGCAGCAGCAACAGCACCACCCCGTCCCAGAACGGCGGTCTCTCCCTCTCCTCGCTGACCGGCCTGCTCAACAGCGGCAGCCAGTCGCTCAGCGCCAGCAACATGAATAACGCGGCCGGGATCCTCGAATACTGCGCCAAAGAGAAACTGGCCTCGATGACCGATGCTACCAACATTAAAAATCAGGTATTGGGGAAACTGGGGCTGGATACCCCGCAAGAACAGCAGCAGGACACCAACTATCTGGAAGGGATTCAGGGCCTGCTGAATGCCAATAACGGCCAGCAGCTGAATCTGGAAACCATCGGCAACACGCCGCTGGCGAAGAAGGTCAAAGCCCAGGCCTGTGACTTTGTCCTGAAACAGGGACTCAGCTTTATCTCCTGA